In one Myxocyprinus asiaticus isolate MX2 ecotype Aquarium Trade chromosome 29, UBuf_Myxa_2, whole genome shotgun sequence genomic region, the following are encoded:
- the LOC127420288 gene encoding CXXC-type zinc finger protein 4-like, translating into MANMSSSVCMETPHAHGHTHNYNHAPGRDFPLQIDSCMNPVLDYSAQMERYRSFATFYKNSTAAAAAAAAAPFPQTAKITRIATPLFPSARLSAMPTWPCDNAMLWGRKPSAVNGPHTHRTGMSRAEPVNVHMSTKHIPQDSALSMGADNFLSPLTAEQCRGLPVTGAECMNRLKCPPSVPPGGAGEADHGGTFGGMPPLGGLSLPPGVIVMTTLHSGAGSSGVTMSDSAFQIANVAADCQHSGSSCSGSPATLNGNANGSSSSSNGAAKRKRKRCGVCAPCRRLINCGVCSSCRNRKTGHQICKFRKCEELKKKPGSSMERAPSAGAADTFRWFF; encoded by the exons ATGGCGAACATGAGCAGTAGTGTGTGCATGGAGACCCCACACGCTCATGGCCACACCCACAACTACAACCACGCCCCCGGGCGGGACTTTCCCTTGCAGATCGACTCTTGCATGAACCCCGTATTGGACTACAGCGCGCAGATGGAGCGGTATCGCTCTTTTGCAACATTCTATAAGAACAGCACGGCTGCCGCTGCTGCCGCCGCCGCCGCCCCGTTTCCCCAGACAGCCAAAATCACCCGCATCGCCACGCCCCTGTTTCCTTCTGCCCGTCTATCGGCTATGCCAACCTGGCCCTGTGATAACGCAATGCTGTGGGGGCGAAAGCCTAGTGCGGTTAACGGACCTCACACACATCGGACTGGCATGTCAAGGGCGGAGCCAGTGAATGTGCACATGTCCACCAAACACATTCCACAAGACTCTGCCCTCTCAATGGGTGCTGACAACTTCCTGTCCCCGTTGACCGCGGAGCAATGTCGCGGTTTGCCGGTAACGGGGGCAGAGTGCATGAACCGACTGAAGTGCCCCCCGTCCGTGCCACCTGGCGGAGCTGGAGAGGCAGACCACGGTGGAACATTTGGAGGGATGCCTCCGCTGGGGGGTCTGTCACTGCCACCAGGGGTCATCGTCATGACAACACTTCACTCTGGAGCGGGGTCATCGGGGGTCACGATGTCAGACAGCGCGTTTCAGATCGCTAACGTGGCAGCGGACTGCCAGCACAGCGGCTCGTCCTGCTCTGGCTCGCCCGCCACTCTTAATGGAAATGCTAACGGCAGCAGTAGCAGCAGCAATGGAGCAGCCAAGCGCAAACGTAAGCGGTGCGGAGTGTGCGCCCCCTGCAGGAGGCTCATTAACTGTGGCGTGTGCAGCTCCTGTCGAAACAGAAAGACAGGTCATCAGATCTGCAAGTTCAGGAAGTGCGAGGAACTCAAGAAAAAACCGGGGAGCTCAATGGAG AGAGCGCCATCAGCAGGAGCTGCCGACACCTTCCGCTGGTTCTTCTGA